The Thioalkalivibrio sp. XN279 genome contains the following window.
CCAGCAACATGGTGCGGCGGCCGAGCGCGGCGAGGGCCACGCCCAGGTTGACCGAGACGTTGGTCTTGCCCACGCCTCCCTTCCCGCTCGCCACGGCGATGACGCGCACCGGGCAGGGCTCGCGAAAAGACGCCAGGCCGGCGGCCTGCCGGGCCTGATCAAGCATGGACATGAGACACCTCCGTGTGAAGCGTGTTGGGACGCGGTGCGGGTGCGGGCGCAGGCGTGGCGGCCTGGCGCCGGGCGTGGCGCGCGGCAAGGCTCACCGCGCTGGCGACCAGGTCCTGGCAGCGTGCCAGCGCGAGGTCTTCCGGCACGCGCTGGCCGTTACTGACGAAAGCGACCGGCAGGCGTTGAGCGATCACCGCCGAGAGGACCGCGCCGAGCCGCGCCGTCTCGTCGACCTTGCTCAGCACGCAGCCGGCGAGGCGCTCGCGACCGAAGGCGTCGATCACCTCCTCCATGACCTCGCGCTGCACGTTGGCCGGCAGCACCAGGTAGCTCTGCAAGCTGTCCACGCCGGTCAGCTTGCGCATTTCCTGCAGCAGGCGCAGGTCGCGCTGGCCCATTCCTGCTGTATCTACGATCACCACGCGGCGGCCGGAGAACTCGGCCAAAGAGGCCTGCAACTGCTCGGCCGAAGCAACCTGGCGCACCGGAACCCCAAGCAGCAGACCGAAGGCACCGAGCTGGCGCTGGGCGCCGACGCGGAAGTCATCCGTACTGATCATGGCGACGGCGCCACTGCCGAAGCGCATGCAGGCGCGCGCCGCCAGCTTGGCGGCGGTGGTGGTCTTGCCGACGCCGGTGGCACCCACCAGCGCGATCAGGCCACCCTCTTCCAGGGGATCTGCGGCGACGACCGGCAACTCGCGCGCCAGCCCGACGAGCGCCTCGCGCCAGGCCGGCGCAGCGCCGCGCATGGTCGACGTCTTCCCGGCGATATCCCGCGCCAGCGACTCGTCGAGACCGATCGCCGCAAGCCGCTTCACCAGTTCGGCGCGCAGCGGAAAGCGGCGATCCTGGTCGGAGCAGGACAGCCGCGAGACCTGCTCCTGCAGGATCGCCCGCAGCGACTTCAGCTCAGCCTGCATGGCCGAGAGCGCCGGGTCCTGGCTCCACTCGATGCGCTCGGGCGACGGGCGCTGGTATGCTTCTTCTTCGGGCTCAGGCTGCGCGGACTGGACGGGCTGCGCAGGCTCCGCGGCGCCGCCCAGCATGCCGGTGACCAGCTCGGCGTCGTAGTCCACCGCCGCGACGATCTCCACGCCGCCGGCCGTGGTCCGGGTCGAGAGGATGACCGCGTCGGGCCCCTGCTCTGCGCGGACCTGGTGGATCGCCTGGCGCATGTCCGTGGCAAAAAAACGCTTGATCTTCACTTTGCTTCCCCGTGCTCGCGAGCGCCTGTCATGCGATCGCCGCCTGTGTCTCGGCAGCGCCGAGCGTTGCTATTACCTTCACCGGTCGCCGTTCCGGGATCTCCGTGTACGCCAGCACATGAAGTCCCCGCACCACCGGCCTCAGCCATCCGGCCAGCCAGGGCCGCAGTTCGGCCGAGGTGACCAGCACGGCAGGCTCGCCCGAGACCTCCTGTCGCTGCGCGGCGTTGATCGCGCCCTGCTGGAGCTTCTCCGCCAACCGCGGCTCGATGCCGAGGCCGGCTGAACCTGTCGCCTGTAAACTCTTATGCAAGACTTGTTCCAACCCCGGATCGAGCGCGATCAGCGGCAATTCTTCTTGTGAATCAGTGATGTTCTGCACGATGAAGCGCGCCAGGGAAGCGCGCACGGCGCTGGTGAGCGCGACGGGATCCTGACTCCGGGCCCCGTGCTCCGCCAAGGATTCGGCGATCGTGCGCATGTCGCGCACGGGAATCTGCTCCGCGAGCAGGTTCTGCAGCACCCTGAGCACGGTGCCGAGGCCCAGGACCTTCGGCACCAGGTTCTCCACCAGCTTGGGATGGCTCTTCGCCAGGCGGTCCAGCAACTGCTGGGCCTCGTCGTGACCGAGCAACTCCTGGGCGTGCTCGCGCAACACCTGGCTCAGGTGCGTGGCCACCACCGTGGCGGGATCGACGACGGTATAGCCGAGCGTCTGGGCATGTTCGCGCCGCTCGGCGTCGATCCACACCGCCGGCAGCCCGAAGGCGGGGTCCTTCGTCTCCATGCCTTCCAGCTCGCCATACACGCGGCCCGGGTTGATCGCGAGGTGACGGTCGACGTGGATTTCCGCGCGCGCGGCCGGCACGCCGTTCAGCGTGATGCGATAGCCGTTCGCCCCGAGGTCCAGGTTGTCGCGCACGTGCACCGGCGGCACGAGAAAGCCGAGCTCTTCAGAGAGCTTGCGCCGCACGCCTTTCATGCGCTCCAGCAGCACGCC
Protein-coding sequences here:
- the flhF gene encoding flagellar biosynthesis protein FlhF; this translates as MKIKRFFATDMRQAIHQVRAEQGPDAVILSTRTTAGGVEIVAAVDYDAELVTGMLGGAAEPAQPVQSAQPEPEEEAYQRPSPERIEWSQDPALSAMQAELKSLRAILQEQVSRLSCSDQDRRFPLRAELVKRLAAIGLDESLARDIAGKTSTMRGAAPAWREALVGLARELPVVAADPLEEGGLIALVGATGVGKTTTAAKLAARACMRFGSGAVAMISTDDFRVGAQRQLGAFGLLLGVPVRQVASAEQLQASLAEFSGRRVVIVDTAGMGQRDLRLLQEMRKLTGVDSLQSYLVLPANVQREVMEEVIDAFGRERLAGCVLSKVDETARLGAVLSAVIAQRLPVAFVSNGQRVPEDLALARCQDLVASAVSLAARHARRQAATPAPAPAPRPNTLHTEVSHVHA